The following proteins are co-located in the Camelina sativa cultivar DH55 chromosome 12, Cs, whole genome shotgun sequence genome:
- the LOC109128071 gene encoding uncharacterized protein LOC109128071, translating to MGIIRSSFSFLSGTVCGIYIAQNYNVPNIKTLGHCAVSMAKQLEEKYRKPKNRDDV from the coding sequence atgggaataATAAGAAGCAGCTTCTCTTTCCTCTCAGGAACAGTGTGCGGGATCTACATCGCTCAGAACTACAACGTTCCTAACATCAAGACGCTTGGACACTGCGCCGTTTCAATGGCCAAACAACTTGAAGAAAAATATCGCAAGCCCAAAAACAGAGACGACGTTTGA
- the LOC104730916 gene encoding putative glycerol-3-phosphate transporter 2 gives MASWTSSQFLYEETKPWGIQFLERFKRSGRLSFKQYQALVFILTFVAYIAFHAARKPNSIVKGTLSASTIKGGWAPFDGPDGTALLGQIDLAFLSIYAVGMFVAGHLGDRLDLRTFLTIGMIGTGLFTALFGVAFWADFHSFYYFLAIQVMAGWFQSIGWPCVVAVLGNWFDKKRRGMIMGVWSAHTSLGNITGSLIASGLLRYGWGWSFLGPSLLMTFLGIVVYLFLPVNPPTVEAERDGTEIDSTMRLGDTITESFLESRMSTGFDRKAIGFMAAWRIPGVAPFAFCLFFTKLVSYTFLYWLPFYVSHNMIGGEYLSEETSGNLSTLFDVGGVVGGVLAGYISDQLDGRAITAAGSIYLAIPALFLYRVFGHISMTINVILMFTSGVFVNGPFALITTAVSADLGTHKSLKGNARALATVTAIIDGTGSVGAAIGPVLTGYISAISWDAVFYMLMTAAFISGLLLTKLIIAEVKAILFGSEDEVASSSSPATRAPIDVLL, from the exons ATGGCGTCATGGACTTCATCCCAGTTCCTGTATGAAGAAACCAAGCCATGGGGTATTCAGTTCTTGGAAAGGTTTAAGCGGTCAGGAAGACTCTCCTTCAAGCAATACCAAGCCCTAGTCTTTATCTTGACCTTTGTCGCCTATATCGCCTTCCATGCTGCCCGAAAGCCTAATAGCATTGTCAAAGGAACACTTTCCGCATCAACAATCAAAGGCGGTTGGGCACCCTTTGATGGACCTGATGGAACAGCCTTGCTTGGTCAGATTGACTTGGCTTTCCTCTCTATCTATGCGGTTGGGATGTTTGTGGCAGGTCACTTGGGAGATCGTTTGGATCTCAGGACGTTTCTGACTATCGGTATGATAGGGACTGGCCTATTCACAGCTCTCTTTGGGGTTGCGTTTTGGGCTGATTTCCACAGCTTCTACTATTTCTTGGCGATTCAGGTTATGGCAGGATGGTTTCAGTCGATAGGCTGGCCTTGTGTTGTGGCCGTGCTTGGAAACTGGTTcgacaagaaaagaagaggaatgaTTATGGGTGTTTGGAGTGCTCACACTTCTCTTGGTAACATCACAGGGTCTCTGATCGCATCCGGTCTGCTTAGATATGGTTGGGGTTGGTCATTTCTTGGCCCATCTTTGCTCATGACTTTTCTTGGAATCGTTGTTTACCTTTTCTTGCCTGTGAACCCTCCAACCGTTGAGGCTGAGAGAGATGGAACTGAGATTGACTCCACCATGAGGCTCGGTGACACCATTACAGAGAGCTTCTTGGAATCTAGAATGAGTACTGGATTCGATAGAAAAGCAATCGGGTTCATGGCCGCTTGGAGAATCCCCGGTGTTGCTCCTTTCGCCTTCTGCCTCTTCTTCACTAAGTTGGTCTCATACACTTTCCTCTACTGGCTTCCTTTCTATGTCAGCCACAACA TGATCGGAGGAGAGTACCTGTCTGAGGAGACATCTGGAAACTTGTCGACACTCTTCGATGTTGGAGGTGTTGTTGGAGGAGTCTTAGCCGGATACATCTCTGATCAACTGGACGGAAGAGCCATCACAGCAGCAGGATCCATCTACTTGGCAATCCCAGCTCTGTTCCTCTACAGAGTCTTTGGACACATCTCAATGACCATCAATGTCATCCTCATGTTCACATCAGGAGTCTTCGTCAATGGACCATTCGCTCTCATCACAACAGCTGTCTCAGCTGATCTCGGAACACACAAATCTCTCAAAGGCAATGCAAGAGCTTTGGCTACAGTCACAGCTATTATAGACGGCACAGGATCCGTAGGTGCTGCGATTGGACCGGTACTCACTGGCTACATCTCTGCTATTAGCTGGGACGCAGTGTTTTACATGTTGATGACTGCAGCTTTCATCTCTGGATTGCTTCTCACTAAACTAATCATAGCAGAAGTCAAAGCTATATTGTTTGGATCAGAAGATGAAgtagcttcatcatcatcaccagcaACCAGAGCTCCCATTGATGTCCTCCTTTAA